GTcctgaaattcaaaaataattccCGCCTTATTACATTTtgaattcatttaaaaaaagataaataacaACTTACACTGTTACAAGTTGAACGGTTGTTTTCGTGACTTGAAGAGCGAGAAATCTGGCCGTCTCCTGCTGGACAGGGAAATCTGACTGGGCCACGGCCATCGAACAGACGACAGCGATGAGAATAGCTTTGAACAACATCTTCGATCTTCTGCGAATTGTTTTGATTAAAATCCATCCTGCCGCATCGACGTTTTATACACCGCGATCTACTGCCAGACGTGGAGGGCGGAGTTGAACAGAAAAAGGTCATCGAAACTTCTCCGCACGTAAATTGACCAACAGgtgaaaaatgtaaaaatcgTTTTTGGTCAACTGATAacaatagaaataaattgttttcggGTGACAACAGTGAAAAAGAATGTCATTGTACGCTCGTAACCTTTTGACACTGACACAATCGGCACAGCGCTGAACCGTTTTTATAGGGCTGCATTTTTGGGAGGGAATGGTTCGTTTCGATTCTGGtaaagaaaatggcggaaGGGAATAGGTAAgaaaaatttgcatatttatCTGTAAACAAAATGTGACGCAACCGTTTTCATCGCCCTACCCTCTAAATGTACAAGGACGACTAAAAGGTTGGATTCCTTATCTTCTCCTATTTTTGGAATGGTGATGTGATTTAAATGAATTAGATTTTAGGCAGTTGGATAGAAAAACTTTGCTGAGTTTGTGTGACCTTTTCCAAAAATGTCACACTGGGAATCCAATAGTAGACTACTTCTTAATTTATTGCAGCTGTTGGCGTATGGTAGTCTGTACGTGACGTACTGTACGTGCTCCCGTAATCAATTTCCATGgaaattcgaatcaaaattagATATGGCtattatttattgatttaaatgtatagaaaaagaagcaattgaatttttcgcatgaattataatttttcatcaagcagaaattgaaattttatgTCAAAGTTATAAGACCATCGGTTACAGGATCTTCGGTAATGGGATCCTCGGTTACATCGGTGATTGGGGCGTCANNNNNNNNNNNNNNNNNNNNNNNNNNNNNNNNNNNNNNNNNNNNNNNNNNNNNNNNNNNNNNNNNNNNNNNNNNNNNNNNNNNNNNNNNNNNNNNNNNNNCTACATGGCGAGATGACGAAAAAACCAAAGAGGATTTTAAATTCCAACAAACCGACCATTTCATACGAACAGCATTCACAAATACTATCTGCTCGTTCCATCAAGAAGGCGATAGTTTCATTCTTTGaaacccttttttctttcatcgtGTTGTCTTTGCCATTCACCTGCAAACCTTACGACAGGATGGAAGCTTCCCAGTGTTGCTGCTGCCCTTCCAAGGGACTCATTTGGATGTTTATCGTTTTACTCGCATCCGGGTTGTCACTGGAAATCCCTCGACAAGGACGTCAAAGGATCGAATCTATAGCCAGGACAGTTACAGTTGCAGTGACGGAAATAGCATTTGAAAACAAACCGACACTGTGCATATCTCTAGTCAACGCGACGAGACCTTGTGTCGGAAGACAGGCCCATTGGTCACGTATTCCGCCAGCTGAGTTAGCGGAAATCGGCGTACAACCGTCAATCGTGCAAAAGTAAAACGTTAAATCAAATCTTAAGTTTTGTTCTAAATCAACTTTTAAATTTCGGGGCAAATATTGACAGGGTGGAAGTGACAGACGCTCCAGCTATGTCTCGTTTAAACGACAAAGATTTGGAATTGCTAAAGTTAGACGACCGGCTATTAATGCCGTCTCTGAAAGAAACGTTAGAAGAAAATGGCCGTCAACAATCCAGCGGATTCCTCCGACGATTCACGGATCGTTTCAGCAATGCACTTGGCCTGGTAATAAAATTCAAGCCCAATGTTCCGAAAAGCTTAGCTAATTTTAATCGTTACTGTCGGTTGCAAAAATTAAGGCACGGACTGTTGTGCAAACCGTAACAGAAACGAGAACAATGACGACCACTTATACAGGTACATTTTTAACGTTACCTTGCAACTGTTTTGATCTTAGCAATTaaaatttctctttcattttaaGAATCCTCTGGGTACAACCATTTTTACATCAGTGACTGTATTCCACCGACTTTGTACTACCCCATCTGCAAGAAGTACACGGATGACGCGGAGTAGTAAACTTACAAACGCTATGATTACATAATTTGTCTACGTTACGCTTACTCAAACTGTTCACAATACTCTTGTTAATTATCCTACAAATTTAGATATTAAACGCAAAGGAAAAAGGACAACATtatcttttttgaaaaatccaaCACAAAGTTTTGCTTTCGATTtccgtgtttcttttttcggcaCTACACCAAATTTGTCAAGATCTTCTCCGGTCGTTGAACTCACGCTTTCTTATCACCATAAGCAAGGCTGTAGAGAATTCTTGGGCAATGTTCCCATCACGTTGGAGGTTCTGTGATTCttaaaaaatacttttacAATCTTGTCTTTGAATTTTCAACAAATTACATGGGATTTTTGACCAGCTGTTGGGACTTGGATTACAGGCAACCCTTTTACGTAAAACTAACTTGTCAGTCTAAGTTAGCGATTAAATAGGTAACAAGTCGCCCTACAGTTGTTCGCTCTCTATAACACGTTAATTGGCAGGTTAGAGCCATGTTTCATTTACATATAAATGTAAAATCAAGCTAAATCAAATCAAGATCTGAATTACATTACATGGAAGAAAGAAGGTGAGCAAGACGTGGAGCACATTCATAGCCAACGGCTATCACGGGTGTTGTCTCAGTGAAGATTGATTATAAAGACCAAACCACCAGCTATTCCATGCATCTTGGCAAAAGTTTACTGATATTTGGTAGGAGAATCGAACAAGATGTGTTTAGTTTGGTCTGCGGTTCATCCTTGATGCCATCAGATAAAGCTTTACAAAGAGCTTGATGAGAACTGCTCGGAAATGCTTAATCGTTGCCATTGCGAAGCAGAAATGACATAATTTGTTACGTTTCTTTTCAAGCAAAAAAGGCCAGAAGGAAATCTTGATTTTCTCGGAATATTGTCAGAGCTGTGAACCGAAAGGGTCACAGTCTGAGGATTCTACCGCCAAAACCAAGTCCCTTTCGGTTTTCTACCCTCAATTCCCCTTGAGACTGTAGGGTTGTTTTGATCTTGTTTAGGTTTTGTTCCCATGACCTTGCCCTCTACTTCCTCCACCTCGTTTTTAGATGTTTTTGAGGGTCAAGTTCACCAGTGCAACTTTCGCTGTCGACCCGTCAACAACCATTTCACATTCGTCGTAAATACGGTGCACCAGTTTGTTTTCTTGGGTCAAAACTTAGATTGGTACAGGTAATGTACTGCCCAAGCCTTCCAGTAGTTAGATATGCATCTAGACAGCATTGTTACTAGGTCAGTTGAGTTACATGAAGCATTTCCACAGGAGGACGTAAAGATGGGCCAAGTTTGTGGTGGAGAGAGCAAGCAAGATTACAGCATCACGAACGTGGCCAATGCCTACAGCAAAACCATTTGGGTAAGGGTTGTTGGCGAACGCAAGCACGTGACGTTAAGAAACTCACCGATCGGGAGTACTGCAGGAATTGACTTTACGCCCATTTACCCCGGAGATTTCCAGTCCTTCCGGCTGTCTTCAAATCAAGACCCTGACGACCCAGTCTACATCACCATTCTTACCGATGATGACCTGATTATGTGTAATAGCGTACCGCAGTTAGAAAACCAGTCTGTCATTGTTGATCAAAACGGTATACTGAGGAATACGATGACCGGTTTCATATGGCGAGACACCAATGGCAAAGACCACGACGTGGAAAAAAGCATTGATGATTACGACTAATGCCGCTGCATTACCGTTATTCTTatcatttcttgtttcttAAATTCAGAAACCTGTAAATGAAATCTTGTCACATACAAGTGCACAATCACAGACTATCTATTCAGATCAATAATTTATGTTTCaaacaaaatactttttttttaaatatctatattcgtttttttttaatggctaACAAACGATTGACAACGTCGCCTAATATCCGCTGACCGCCATTATTGCTCAGGCACGTTGGCGAGTCAGACGTTAAATGAGGCTCATGAACATTTTTGCGTCAACTTAATTCTAGAAGCGACTATTCAAGTTGATAGCATTTGATTTCTTGCCAATTTAAGCATGAAATAGTGAAGACTTCTAATCACGAGGGCTTTTGCTCGTTCACTGCAAATATTCAAGTTGATGGCGAATTAGAGATTGTCTCATGGTCGCGTAACGCGATTCGTACCAGAGCTTATGCTGTAGCCTTGCTGTAGCCTCTAGTCGGGTCAATCGCCCGTCACTCTCCTTCTAAGAGGAGATAAGTCGTATAGTTAGTTTGATCAGCATGgtggaaatgaaaatttttttacccaGGTAATTATGGAAATATTcgtatttttatattttatgtGTCCGTTAATACCTTGCTATCGCCTAGTTCTGCACAAGATCTTGCCATCGTACGAGAGCGATGAAGTCGCCATATCATCAAGATGGCGGTTCATTTTGTTGGTGTCAAGGTTGAAAGAGCAAGGTAACAATTGATTCAGCAActattaattaaaattttttaattgtggTAATGTAAGAGCTGATATATTTGATAATAACGTTCAAGCTCattgaaaatttaagaaaaaaaggaaagattcTTGTCTGAGTTACCAGTTAATGATTTAGGTGTGCCCATAGAAAAAAAGGTTACTTGATAAGTATCCTCAAATCATTCCAGTAGATGTATCGAAATCGTTTGTTCTCGTTTATATACTGTCGTATCCTATATTGTCCATAAATTGGAACAAATGGTAGATTATTGTGATTTGAGAAACACAGAACATGTTACAGGACTGATACTAGTTATTTTGTCATTACAGCTTCCTGTGTGTGCTGAAAGTATGATGTCCCTACAAAACCTTAGAGCTCCTAAGAAAtctcaagaaatttttggATTACCCCAAAATATTTGAATCTATACCAAGTTCCTGACATCTGTCCGGACACACACTGGTCAATGATAACTAATGTACCATTGAACTTGTGTAAGGATGTTAACAGTTAAAATATGTTAATTTATCTCTATGTAGGACTTAAGCTTGTAAACTGATAAGTCAATGGTATACTGTTCATAGGACT
This sequence is a window from Daphnia magna isolate NIES linkage group LG7, ASM2063170v1.1, whole genome shotgun sequence. Protein-coding genes within it:
- the LOC116926655 gene encoding uncharacterized protein LOC116926655 (The sequence of the model RefSeq protein was modified relative to this genomic sequence to represent the inferred CDS: added 37 bases not found in genome assembly); the encoded protein is MSPLEGQQQHWEASKGLIWMFIVLLASGLSLEIPRQGRQRIESIARTVTVAVTEIAFENKPTLCISLVNATRPCVGRQAHWSRIPPAELAEIGVQPSIVQKVEVTDAPAMSRLNDKDLELLKLDDRLLMPSLKETLEENGRQQSSGFLRRFTDRFSNALGLARTVVQTVTETRTMTTTYTESSGYNHFYISDCIPPTLYYPICKKYTDDAE
- the LOC116926656 gene encoding uncharacterized protein LOC116926656; translated protein: MTLPSTSSTSFLDVFEGQVHQCNFRCRPVNNHFTFVVNTVHQFVFLGQNLDWYRSVELHEAFPQEDVKMGQVCGGESKQDYSITNVANAYSKTIWVRVVGERKHVTLRNSPIGSTAGIDFTPIYPGDFQSFRLSSNQDPDDPVYITILTDDDLIMCNSVPQLENQSVIVDQNGILRNTMTGFIWRDTNGKDHDVEKSIDDYD